One Desulfovibrio inopinatus DSM 10711 genomic window, TTTGTCACTTGTTGCGTGTCAAAAGAAAACTCCTCCTCCGGATTCCGGCTTGGCGCTTGAGCAAGAGGAAGCCAATCGAATTTATGCGCTTTTGTTTGATTTTACCAAGGCGCGTAATGCGCATGATTCTGGGCAGATTATGGCGTTTTATGCCGATGACGCCGTCATTACATCGCTTGATGGCCAGACCTGGACCAAAGCTGAACAAGCAGAGAGAATGAAGAAGGTTGTCAAGATGATGCAGCAGCATGATGTTATTCAGAATGTTTCCGCAGTTCGCGATATTGTCGTGAAAGATGACAAAGCGACGGCTGTCATGGAAGTTGACGTATATATAGCCGGACACGTACAACCTCGGCTTGTCTACGATCTAGAGCTAGCCAAACGTCACGGTGACTGGTATCTCACCAAGTCGACCACCAAGAAGCTGTAAGGTCGCCGACAGATGTGTTTCGGCGTGTCGGTAGCTGCGTTACTGCTGCTCGACACGCCATATTTTCATTGACGTTTGTTGCGGATTTGGTAAAGCAAGCCCGCCTCATTCGATTCCAAGATCATGAAACTCATCAAGGAAAATTCTGGCAGGCCGATGAAAGCGCTCATTGTAGACGACGATAATATCAACAAAAAATACCTTGCAGAAGTGCTTTCTCCACATGCAGATTGCCATCTTGCTTCAGACGGAAGCGAAGGTTTGGAATCATTTCGGAGAGCCTTTGATCAAGGGGAACCCTTTGACGTGATTCTTATGGATATCAGGATGCCTGGTATGGATGGACATCAGGCTGTTGAATCCATTCGACACTTCGAATCGGAAAACAATATTAACGAAGCTGACCAGGTTAAGGTCATCATGATTTCTTCTCTTGATGATCCGAAAAATGTCTCACGTGCTTTTTTTCAAGGGCAAGCGACATCGTACCTGACTAAGCCTTTCAATCACGAAGCTCTGATCGAAGAATTGCAAAAGCTGAACTTGATCGATTAGGCGATATTTTTCTTGCGGCATCTTCCCGTATGTTGAAAAATCTGTCTGGCGGTCAATGAAGCCTGCATTTCGGGAATGATCTGACGAGAAAGGTCTCGTTTCATGTCACGTGTTGGTGTTCTCTATTCCCTGCTTTGGATTCTGTTGAGTTGCGGATGCGGTTCTCGACCCGTCCTCACGACGCTTCAAGACCCTGTTCTGGTTGATATTCCCGTTACTGAAAGCACACAACCTGTCATGTTTACCAAGGCGGTCATTAAATTGCGCCGTGGACAGGTTATCGGTGAAATACAATCCGGGCCTTTATGTTTGCCTGAATCCGAAATGGTATGGCGAGGTGGAAGCCGGCCATTTTGGGATGAAGAAGTCCAAGACATCTTTCGCGATGAAATGCAGCGAGCAAATATCACGGTTGTTGGTGATCGAGAAAAGCTTTTCGGTGATCCGATGCAGTCGGCTGCCCGCTATTATGTTGCTGCATTGGTGCGAGATTTTCACCATAACGTGTGTCGGCCAAATGATTACCTATTTGATTCGGCGAGCAGAACAAGTGAGGCGTCTATCAAGGTGGAATGGCAGGTGTTCAGCCTGTTCGACAAAAAAATGGTGGCAACAATTCCTGTTCGTGGAACCGCTCGTATTGATTCTCCGCGTGATACAGCTGATATGGATTCCATTTACGAGGCTTTTGCGCAGGCTGTGCGCTTTCTTATTGCCGATCCGACGTTTCAAGCGCTTGTGCGCGACACCCCTGAACACGCCCCTCGGTCTCGTAAGGCCCATGATGCTGGCTCGACGGGGCTGAGACCAATTGTTTTAGTGGGACAAAGCGATTCCAGCTCTGTTCGAGTTCCGTTAGCCGAAGTTCGGGAGCGGGTTGTTACCATTGATTCCGGGGCCGCCATCGGAAGCGGTTTTTTTATTTCTGAAGACGGTCTCGTATTGACCAATCAGCATGTTGTTGGAAGTTCCAAGGATGTTCGCATACGCCTTATTTCCGGTGTTGAAATTACGGGGTCAGTGGTGCGAACCAATGTTAGGCGCGATGTCGCATTGATTCAGGCCGATCTCACCAAGACACCATGTCTCCCCTTGGCAATGTCCAGCCCTGAAATCGGTGCTCCGGTGTATGCGATTGGTTCTCCAGGTGGTACAGAGCGGGAGGGGAGCGTGAGTTGTGGTGTTATTAGTGCCATACGACATCAGTATGAACAGGATTATATTCAGAGTGATGTCGGGGTAACGCATGGAAGCAGCGGGGGGCCGTTGATTGATGTCGATGGGCACGTTGTCGCGTTGACTGTGGCTGGTGATGAAAAGGCGACCAGTGTGAATTATTTTATACCTATCCTTGATGCCACTCGGGTGTTGAATCTTGTTCACGGGCAGGAGCTGCCAGTCCCGGAACAAGCCCATCTTTGTAGTTTCCTCCCAAGGGGAAATACTATATTGAAAACAGTGATGGGAGAACCTCATGCGGAGGATTGACGTATGAAAACTGGAATAGGTTGGCTCTCGTTTGGGGAATAGCTTTGTCGTCTTATGAGGTTCTTCACGTGTTTTTAATGAAGGGATTGTTTCTCAATGCATGTTCTAAGCCGTCTGTTCGAAGCTTTGTGGAAATTGCAGAGCCAACGATCGTTTCGTCTCGCTTTTTTTCTTTCTTCTATCCTCTTTTTCTCCTTTTTTATAACGAGCATTATTAATTATAATTTGGCGCGAGAATCTATCCGTCAGGATATCCTTCAATCATCTCTTCCGCTCACTCGAGACACTATTTTTTCTGAAATTCTTCAGAATTTAATGAAGCCCATTTATGTTTCATCGTCGATGGCAAACGATGCGTTTTTGATAGATTGGGCTTCTTCTGGAGAAAAAGATATTTCAAAGATAAAGAAATATCTCGATTCAATAAAATTGAAGTATGGCTTTTTTACGACTTTTTTTATTTCAAGTCGTTCCCACAATTACTATTATTATGGTGGGAGTCTGAAAAAGATAACACGTATCGATGATCATGATAAATGGTACTACGATTTTATTGCGTCAGGAAAAGAGTTTGACCTTGATGTTGATGTAAACCAAGCAAATAACAA contains:
- a CDS encoding S1C family serine protease, whose translation is MSRVGVLYSLLWILLSCGCGSRPVLTTLQDPVLVDIPVTESTQPVMFTKAVIKLRRGQVIGEIQSGPLCLPESEMVWRGGSRPFWDEEVQDIFRDEMQRANITVVGDREKLFGDPMQSAARYYVAALVRDFHHNVCRPNDYLFDSASRTSEASIKVEWQVFSLFDKKMVATIPVRGTARIDSPRDTADMDSIYEAFAQAVRFLIADPTFQALVRDTPEHAPRSRKAHDAGSTGLRPIVLVGQSDSSSVRVPLAEVRERVVTIDSGAAIGSGFFISEDGLVLTNQHVVGSSKDVRIRLISGVEITGSVVRTNVRRDVALIQADLTKTPCLPLAMSSPEIGAPVYAIGSPGGTEREGSVSCGVISAIRHQYEQDYIQSDVGVTHGSSGGPLIDVDGHVVALTVAGDEKATSVNYFIPILDATRVLNLVHGQELPVPEQAHLCSFLPRGNTILKTVMGEPHAED
- a CDS encoding response regulator, producing the protein MKLIKENSGRPMKALIVDDDNINKKYLAEVLSPHADCHLASDGSEGLESFRRAFDQGEPFDVILMDIRMPGMDGHQAVESIRHFESENNINEADQVKVIMISSLDDPKNVSRAFFQGQATSYLTKPFNHEALIEELQKLNLID
- a CDS encoding DUF4440 domain-containing protein, which produces MKNRLTVVVMGLCIVLSLVACQKKTPPPDSGLALEQEEANRIYALLFDFTKARNAHDSGQIMAFYADDAVITSLDGQTWTKAEQAERMKKVVKMMQQHDVIQNVSAVRDIVVKDDKATAVMEVDVYIAGHVQPRLVYDLELAKRHGDWYLTKSTTKKL